GTGTCTTTGTCAATGCGGCCCTGTTTGCAAGCCTGACCCACAGATAGCACTTTGCCAGTGAATGGATCACGGAAGCCTGTGCTAGCTGCTTCAGCTGTGGCCAAggtgtctctgtcctctgtgtctaCTATCCCTCTTGAGCAGGCAGTATCCACAGGCATCCTCTCGTTATATGCCGGGTCAATTATGTAGCCTGTTGCTGCCTGAGCTTCCAGGAGCATGAGGGCGCTCTCTGGGCTCAGGAGCTTCTTGTGTTTGGCTTCAGTGAATGGCATTTTACCTTGACCACACGTCATCATGCCAGCAATGACTCCGGTGCCCTTTAGACTGAGCTGGATGTCTGCAGCTACCTCATCCACCGTCTTTTTTCCCTTCAGGAGCTGGTCAAGAGTGGCCTTACTGATTATGCCACAGTCGCAAAGCTGGTGGGCTGTGACTTTACGGCGCACCCCGTCAAATACCAACTTGGATGGATCGATTGTTGGGACCTTTTCATCTGTCTGGGTGTACCTGTTCAGTGAGCAGGGTTTCTGCCGCagcctctctatctctctctcaagGGCGTCTCTCCTGTGAGCCAGGTCTGATGCCTCCTTTTCAGAGATCAACAGACGGTTCTTGTACCTCTCCTCTACACTCTTTAGCTCTCTCATGAGCCTATCGACCTCACTCTTCAGGGAGAGCCTCTCCCGCTCTGCCTTGTCTCTGTCTGATTCACACTGCCTAATCTTGCCGTCTTTCACCTCATACTGGCTCTTCATGTAGGTGAACTCCTTGTAGATGGAATCCTTCTCATCCTGCAGCCTCTGTTTATTGCGGAGCTCAGTCTCTAGTGTGAGCTTGATGCGGTTGAGCTCCTCTTCCAGGCGCTGGTAACGGGTCTTGTCCTGCTCCAGCAGTTTAAGCCTGGATAGCAAACCGtccctctccagctgcaggtcaCTGTATTTGCTTTCGAACTCATGCACCGTCATGGATGTCTGGGGAGagataagaaaaacacattgtcaCGTCTATAGAGAAATGCCAGTAAGTCATGCACAGAGCAAGTAACCACAATTCTAAGTAATAAATCATCAACAGGATAACACATGACTCTACTTAGCAGAATGTTGTAAGACTTTatcaacaataataaataacagTAATCATAAAATTGAACTGAATGTCTTTTGGATTATTGGTTAAAccataataataacaataataatgttaataatgataATGCACATATGTTAAGAGATGTGTAATTATGACATCTGTTAGTATGCATTGATTAATTGTTATTATCATATGAGTTAGGATCATTCTCGCAATGTGCAAAGTAAAAGGGTGCATGAAGTGCGTTTCTAAGCAAAAGCATCTGTAAGTAAATGATTTCATGCAACGACTCAGCAAACACAAATCAGTTTGTATGCACCTACAAGCATTCATGCAAAAGCAAGAAATAATTAGTTGATATATGTGGAGATGATCCTTCGGGGCACTCAAAAGTACCTCAATCGATTGCTTCTGgaatttgtttatttccaatttaagcttttctctctccttggTCAGGTCGCTGATGAGAGCCTGGAGCTCCGCGGTCCTCTTGCTGCTATTCTGAAGCTCGACATGCAAGGCTGAGATCTGAGTGGCACTCTCTTCATCAACAACGTTCTTGCTAAGCTTCAGGTTATCCCTCTCCTGTCTAactgccctcagctcctcctccaaccTCAGCCTCTCCTTCGTCAGGTTCTGCGTAAGCGTCTTCAGCTTTTCGATCTCTGTAGTGTGGTCGTTAAGCAGGCGGCTCTTCTCCTCGATGGTCTTGTACAGGTTCTCATTACGTTGGTTGAGCTCAAAGATTTTAGCCTGTTCCTGCTGGAGCTTCTGTTTGAGTGTCCTCAGCTCTGCAGTGACTGATGCCAATTCCTGCTTGGTGACTTTATGCTCACTCAGGCTCTTGTCCAGAGCCTCCTGGAGGGCACTGAGGTCCTGTTCGTGCTTCCTTTCAGTGGTGGAAACCTCTACCTGGATAGACTTCAGTGTGTTAATTGTGGTGGTGTGCTCTTTGCAAGTACGGGtcatcctctccacctctgcctccatTCTCTTTCTACGTGTAAACTCCTCCTGCGTTGCCTTCTTTTGCTTCTCCAACTCAGCTTCCATCCCACTCAGAGAGCACTGAAGCTCCCGgatgcagctctgcagcttgTTAGAATCCTGCTCAACCTTAGTTTTCTCAGAGGTCTGCTTCTGTAGTTCTACCCGGGTGATGCGGATCTCCTGCTCAGACATTTTAAGCTTGTTAATTGCCTCCAGATAAGAGGTGTTCTTTGACTTCAGCTCTGCCTCAAGCTGCTTCAGGTGACTGACTTCCATCTCCAGAGCTCTCCTCTTCTTGCTCTCCTCCTCGAGGTTAAATGTCAGTGTGCTGATCTGCCTGGTCTTTTCCTGATTTGCTTTGGTGGCATCCTTTAGTTTGAGCTCatcattttgtctctgctgctcaagTGTTCTCAGCTGAACCTCCAACTCACTGCGCAGCCTCGTCTCTTTTGTCACTGACGCCCTCTGCTGGCTAACCTCCTGCTCTGCcctgtgtctctgctcttcCGTGTGTCCAATGGACTGcctcagtctcctcagctcctcttcaACATCTCTCTTCTCAGCAGTGAGTCTGTCAACTTGCAGTCTCAGTTCAGCGGCGTCCTCTTCCTTCTGTTGTGAGGCTTTCAGGATCGTGGTCTTGGTGACGTGGATCTCTGTCTCATATGTCTGCTTAAGTTGACTAATCTCCTGGGTACACTGTGTTCTTACCTTTGAGATATCTGATTCAGCAGCTCGTCGACGTGCCGCTTCCTCATCTAGCAgcatcttcatcctctccagTTCACGTTCCTTGTCCTTCACCGACTTTTCCAGGTCAATCTTGGTCCAGTTGAGTTCCTCCAGTTCCTTCTGTCTGCGGCGAACGGCCGCCTCATACTCTTCCTGCTGGCTGTTGTAGCGTTCCTCTGCCaaccttcttttcctcttttcttcatcCAGCTGGTATTTAACGCGCGTCAGCTGGTCATTGAGCTCCTGAAGCTGGCTGTGTGTGCTGTCCAGGCTCGTCTTGGTGGCAGTAACCTGCATTACTGTGGttctcttcacttcctccatAGAAAGGAGTTCTTCTTTCGCTTGAGAGAGCTCCAGTTTGAGGCGGGCTAAGTCATCCTCCAGCGACTTGTTTCTCAGATTGCCATCCCTGATTTCTTCCTTCAGACGCCTcagttcctcctccagcagttCGATCTTGGTGTTCCTCATCTGAAGAGAGCAATGAcgaaaacaaaatcatttaattAACAAACCTATTAGCTCATTTATCATTTGTTTGTCCTACACACAATTCTTACATGGCATCCTAAAAACCTGATCCTCACCTTTAGCTCTTCCATGTTCTTCAGCAGCTCCCCGAGGAACTTGTAGTAGTCACTAGAGCGGGTGAGTAGCTCTATGTAGCGGGACTGGAGATCAGCCGACTgttggagttaaaaaaaaataagaggatGAATACTGATGTCAGAGTAAGGTCTTTAAATTAAACGCGCACTTAAGGGAATAACCTTTAAAGTAGTTACATGAGCTTGAAATACAATAAGGAAATATGGAAATTGcaaatgattgaatgaataCTGATGAAACAGAAGATAATGAATACTTGACCACATGATAACCAACGTGCATTAACAATATCTAACTGAAAATAGGTTTAAGTGTGACTCAGTGGAGAGATGGTACTCATACCTCTTGTCTGACCACAGACGCGGGGGACTGCAGCATTGTTCTCTTGATGGGAATGTTAAGCAGAGTTTCCAGGCCTGAACTGTAGGAAGCCAGCTGCAGCTCGTAGTCCTGAAAAACGCATGACACATCACGGACTTTATTGTTGTGAACTTAAGCTTCTCGTGCTCGTCAACTTGGTTATTggcacaaacatgttttaaaaatgaacaatgacAGTGTACGTTGATGACCTACCTTTATGGAGGCGGCACAGCTGTCTGCGCTCTTATGCACATCATCTactttctccttctttcctttaaTTTCAGTGTGGAGGGCCTGTGCGATCAAGCAAGAGAAGGCGTTAAACTCACTGATTTAATCTCTCACTTTaggaaacaacattttaatggcATTATTATAGGCGGTTaatcagcaaaacacacacctaTGCTCACCATCTCAATTAAAGAGTCAATGGAGCACATGCTCAATCCAAATTCCTTACCAGTTCAGTTAAAACATTATTACTGATTATAATATGTCGACTTAAACAATGGAAGACGTGCCTTCTGCTGGTTGAGGTGATCCATTAGAGTCTGGATGTCACTGAACTTAGCCGTCTGAAGGGTGTCCTGGCGCTTCCTGGCATTGTCTATCCACTGCTCCAGGgaagtgctgctctgctgataaTGTCTCAGCTGTTTCTCCTGCTTCTCCAAGTCCCACATTCTGAGGAGGAAAGAGTGGGAGAAAGACGAAGGGATTGTTTTCTTAGTGTTGTTGCCGGCAATGAGTAATACCGGTTATGGAAAAATATGCAAAGCGATTGAAGCGATGTGTGTAGGTGCACAGACTATCCTACCTGCTGTCGATCTGGGTTTGGATGCGGCGCCAGCGGTCGGACATCTGACCCACCAGTTCCGAGTATTTGGACAAGTCCACGTCACACTTGTGGAAGGAGTCTGAGACTTGACCGTTCCAGTGCACTGCTTTAGCCAGGTCAGACTCCAGGGCTGTCAGCAGGTCTCTTTTTTGCTCCAGATCGCTCTTCATTAGCTGTAAAAGAGAAATCACATCAAAGATTAATTCATATTATATCCGTATTGACCATTTAAGTCACAACTAGAAGTGGTTGCTATGGTGACATGTGAATCATAAAATCTGAAACATTATtgtacaaaaaacactttgatttaTGAAGTaatcaatgaataaaataatttcctGTCTGGTTAATTTATCCAGAAGTTTCACCTGTGTAACTAAATTGTTACATGGTCTTCAGCAGCAGATGGAACTGTCTACATTTTTGTAGAATAAATATTCAgtttcttttacttcagtaaaaagagcaatactgaaaaatgttgatattctATTGCAAGAAAGACAAGAGACTGCAGTTTAAACGAAAGATGGAAAAGTGTCTCGAACCCTCAGTGTGCTGCGATAGTCCTCCACCTCTCTAAGGTCCAGAGAGGTGGTTTCCTTCTCTGTGAGCCGGGCCTCGTGGACTTTAATGATGTCTTCGGCCTGGAGAAGACTCTGCAGTAAACCCCTGAGGGCTGACAGTCTGTCAAAGAGAAAGATGCAGCTGTTATGTTAAATACACTTGAGTTTTAGTACatttaatgagacaaaaaaagtgattttactCGACGATCAGTCATTACATCGTGCATTATTTACTCAGTCATTGTGTGATAAAGGACGAGAGCAATGTACCTTTGGATGTAAGCTGAGTAAAGACCCTGCAGGCCTCCCAGCTTTTGGTTGATGATTTCCAGCTCAGACTGGAGGAACCTGGCTTGCTCGGAGTCTGGAGGTATCCCTTCCAGCTGCTTTATAATCTTTTCTCTCAGTCGCAGGTACTCATCGTGAATGGAGTCCAACTCTTGGTGCACATCCTGGATAAAAATATGTGATAATGAGTTCAAGTAGCAGAATACCCACAaatcctcttacctgtagtgctatttattcATCTAGATGCTCAAGATAATCAAATGACCTTGTGAGTCgattcatgtaggaactatttcCTCTTTATTGAACTACACCCACCAACCGTATGGAAATGTGATCCACTCATGGACAAGAGGCTTGTGCTCGTGACAGTGTGTGATGTACATGTAGCTGAGTTAGCTAGCCATGCACGCTAAATGCATGCTTCCTTCTGTGACCCACACCAAAATAATCttgatggataaatagcaccaCAGCTAagagacaaaacatgattttctaAATTTCTAGATGTTCTCTTTATAACTTGCGACCCCCTTGGAACCTCAGTTTTAATTAGATGGACTAATTCATGAGAGTTTACATACCTGCACTCTCTGGATGTGCACGGAGCACTCATGCACACTGTTTTCTCCCAGGGGGACGTGCAGGTGGCTGGTGAGACCGGACTCAGCCAGCTCCAGCCTGCGTCGAatctcctgcaggctgctgagCAGGGTAAGGCTGAGGGTGGAGCTGGTCGTGACTTTGGGGGGCTTTGGGGTAGTCACAGGCTTGGCAGTTTCCGTCTTTGGGGGTTCAGGCTtcgcccctccctcccctttaTTGGTTGGAAGAAAGTTTGGAGAAAATTAATTTACAGTGGACAAACCAGCAAAAATTTCACAAATTTCGTAGACTGACAATTTAGGTATGAAGACATTTAACACTCACTGTAAGAAGGTAGCTGGATTATCAGAGTGTCGTAGTGGTTCTGGGCTTTGTCAAAGTGGCCCTGGAtggttttcctctcctcctctccgaACATCTCAGAACCTTGGCTGGTACGCAGGAACTCCTGGTAGTGAGTCTCGAGTCTTTTGATGATACTGCGGTACTCCTCGGGCCGCATGTTGGACAGCTGCGAGGCAACGGAGAGGGGGTCAGGTTGGTACAAATGCACAAACTCTTGCATGATCAGATGAAAACTGAATCCAATCCAGCTTTCCTTGGTATCAAAACAGTAAACTTCTGACGTTTGCTGCACTCTCTGTGATCTCCTACCATGCTGAGCGTGAGGGAGTTGATGTAACTGATGTCCTTGCGGCAATACTGCCATGAGATGAGACTCCTGATGTTGATGTAGAGCTGGTTCCAGATGCCCATGATGGCTTCGTAATACTGCTCATTCCTGGGGAACAGCACAAACCATTAACCACTATTAACTATTTATGAAATCTCACTTTGTTCTAATATACAACAAGCAACCAATGTCAACAAATTATAAACTATCAAGACCAAAAGAAGACTGATTGTCAGTGTTTCTTACTTGGTGGCGACGCCGATGCTGAGCGGGTTCGGCGGGGGGATCACCAGACACACAGATGGGATCATCATGTCCAAACCTCCTGGTCCAGTCACAAGCCACTTGCTGCGCTGTGAGTTGTCCTTCAGGATGCCCTCATTGCCACTCAAAATTCCTTTCTAAAGcacaaaacagaagagagcaATAACTGAGTAACAGCTGTAATAATTCACATcagacgtctgtgtgtgtgtgtgtgtgtgtgtgtgtgtgtgtgtgtgtgtgtgtgtgtgtgtgtgtgtgtgagggagagagggagagagagacagagatttcATATCCCACCTGGTCTTGTTTAAAGTCACATAAGGCCTTGACTATGATGgggctgctgctcttctcctcgGGGTTGCGAGGCTTCAGCCTGACGATGGACTTTGATTTGTTGACCAGACTTTGGACCTGCCTCTTATTCTCCACGAttcgctccttctctctctgtcaacgtgcaaaaatcagtgtttttaattgaacCTATAGTTGCACTGCAACTATTATTTCTCTAAATGGCTAGAATGTAATATTCTCGGTTTGTAGTATccagtattttgtatttcattttaatagaTTTGAAAGCAAgcatttgtaatttgtaacaCTTGGCATGCCGGGCCATGAAAGCTATTCCACTTAGACTCTAAACTAGCCTAACCAGTTCactagacatgcaaattgctGCCGTGTCACTCAACAGAACAATCAGAAAAATCTTGTGTCCCAGACTTAACAAGAGTTTAAAAAATACCTCCAGGTTTTTCAGGAGTTCAATGAGGTTCTCCAGTGGGGTGTTCTTGTCGCAGGTGAACTTGCTCCGGATGGTCTCGTGCTCCTTCTGCAGCTTCGAGTAGGTTTCATTGGCCTCCTTGAAAAACTGAAGATGGCAGCAAGAAGCTTTAATCTGTGTTCCTGTGCAAATATGCAGGGCTGTATTTCCATGAGGGCGAGAGCAGGACTTACTTGGCTGTAGGCAGCATTCTCCTTCAAATGAGTGCTTATACACTTGGTGATCTGGAGAAGCCAGCTCCACTGGGTCTGCAAGGTGTCCATGTAGGCCTGTGGGTGCCACACAGACTCATCAGTACAAAAGCAACTGAATGTTTGTGGTTCAGGCTGGTAAACACCAACAAAGAATAAGACAACGTACTTGAATCTTTTCTGAGGCTGGATGGTTGCTGTTCAAGAGTCCATCCGACTTCACCTTCAGCTTGTTCagctctttctccttctcctccaggtcGCTCATCATTCTCTGTCATGGGAGCATAACGTAAGTGATGCAAAAGACTCGACTGTGGAGATGTTACTAAGGTTTAAATGGTATAAGATTCAGCTTTACCGAGTAGCCCTCTTGCTTCTTGGGGATGTAGACGTCGATGTTCTTGTCTCCCCAGTCGAACatgagctcctcctcctccctctcgtTCACCCACATGATGGATCGGGAGATCTCCTCGATGATGTTCTGGAGCTCACGCAGCTGACTCACGCGGTTGTGGGACATTTTCTGACACAGACGAAGAAGCACGGTTACACATCTGATGCCCAAAGAAAACGAGTGATGAGAGCGATGGAGctcaaacccttttttttttgtaaaagagtGCGGCTCTACCTGCAGGCTGTCCCATTCTTGCTCCAGGATCTGGAGGTTGTACCTGTCGCCCTTTTGGTTCTGGAAAAAAgggattttgtttgtttgtaaaacaacatcacaaaacaGCAGAAGTTTGGTGCCAAGTTGTTCATCCTCCTTAACgaatatatgatatataaaGACCAAACACTGGGCTAAATTAGTCCAAGTTAAAGGAGCAAGGACGGAGCACTTCGAGACCACTTACCAGTTCATCTCTGGCACGGTCTACTTCCTGGCTCCTCTGCAGAGAGCTGTGGGTTCTGCTGTGGCTTGAGATTTGCTTTTCTATAGTGGCGGAGTCGTCTCCCCACGGCGCCGTCTCGATCATGCGCTACAAGATGCAGAATCACAGTTTATTAACTTCTAAATTCTATAacacaataacaatgaaaagCAAATCGACCGCAATTAAAGGgaagttgcatttttttctgtaagcaCACTATAGAAAGGTCTATAAAAGAACATATACTGTTTTAGGTATGAGCACCATTAGTGTATCAGTGTGTATTTCGATTCTTTTAAcagaaaatctaactttttttttaacccatttGTATATATAAGTATATTTATATGAACAAAACCAAATATCTTCTGTTTCTATACATATATGAGGGCGCTatatttgtttctttcactttcttttgcAAAGTAAACATCTGTTTCCTTCCAAGCATTGTGTAGTCCCTGTGAGAATCTGAATCCTACGTCAGTACGgctctttaaaacatttacagtgatCAACTCAttgtttttgcctctttttttacAGTAAGAAAGCTAAACGCATCATCCTTGTTCTTTGAGGCAACAGAACTTCAAATCTGAGAGATACATTTCTCTCCCCTAACCTTAACTTTACGtccttcccctctttctcctccaggtgTCAGCATAAAAGCACCGAGTGCATTGTTAGGCAGGAAACTATCCCAactattccccccccccccccgtcccgTCCACTGCCTCAGCTTTGATAAGAGCTCTGCCAGCACACCGACTTCAGCCAATCCCTGATCTTTACtcgcattttttttctctctctcgctctctgttttttcctttgtccTCTCACCACTCCCTGCTCCTGCGTGGTTACCTCGCTGGAAGCTACACAACATAACAAGGCTACTAAGACAGACAGTTGGGTAAATGTCTAGAGAAGAGAGCAAAGGGTAACAAAGCTATATTAAGTTCTGTTTGGCCCTACAAAGCAGCGCAGAGTGACAAGAAGGTACAAAATGGCAGCAATGTGGTGATCAGGGGAAGATCGGGAGTGGCAATACCTGAAGcactgagacacaaaaacatgtgaagAGATGTTTCTACATATGTTGACGGAGGGGGAAAATTAGTGACGCAATAAAGAGGGTGAGGCCTGAAGTGATGACAGAATGACAgggtgtgttttcttttttggttgaGTGGGACGGTCGGGGAGGTAGAGAGTCGAGAGTAGAAGGGCGTTTTCCCACGAGCATGTCAGAGCCTCCTGCCCCGTCCCATAACAACCGACTCAGTGTCACATTTCACACTCCGTCACTTGtacttttctttctgcctccacagcgtcttttttattttattttgccgGTCTCGCTCTCCCCCCCTTGCTATCTCTTAGctgcccccctctctctctctctctccgtctctctctctctctctctgtctgtctgtctctgtctctctctctctgtctcttgtctctc
Above is a window of Acanthopagrus latus isolate v.2019 chromosome 21, fAcaLat1.1, whole genome shotgun sequence DNA encoding:
- the dspa gene encoding desmoplakin isoform X1, with the protein product MSMYGSNPKLYSMGPRSNSRPDLTSGTFRNEVFAGGNGFQDFQDGGGYTHTTFTRSSMHGGGLGTMKISGGGGGMSVQAIHQKAMFLTTQCQDYLQRAKMVLHGGGPAADAETLLVMASESMDQMKLCGRELQQMRVPNDIFQNLEQLQHMHGGLQQQLLGSKTIRRNRGSVGSLDGGRAFNDALGWIAQQKRMIETAPWGDDSATIEKQISSHSRTHSSLQRSQEVDRARDELNQKGDRYNLQILEQEWDSLQKMSHNRVSQLRELQNIIEEISRSIMWVNEREEEELMFDWGDKNIDVYIPKKQEGYSRMMSDLEEKEKELNKLKVKSDGLLNSNHPASEKIQAYMDTLQTQWSWLLQITKCISTHLKENAAYSQFFKEANETYSKLQKEHETIRSKFTCDKNTPLENLIELLKNLEREKERIVENKRQVQSLVNKSKSIVRLKPRNPEEKSSSPIIVKALCDFKQDQKGILSGNEGILKDNSQRSKWLVTGPGGLDMMIPSVCLVIPPPNPLSIGVATKNEQYYEAIMGIWNQLYINIRSLISWQYCRKDISYINSLTLSMLSNMRPEEYRSIIKRLETHYQEFLRTSQGSEMFGEEERKTIQGHFDKAQNHYDTLIIQLPSYREGGAKPEPPKTETAKPVTTPKPPKVTTSSTLSLTLLSSLQEIRRRLELAESGLTSHLHVPLGENSVHECSVHIQRVQDVHQELDSIHDEYLRLREKIIKQLEGIPPDSEQARFLQSELEIINQKLGGLQGLYSAYIQRLSALRGLLQSLLQAEDIIKVHEARLTEKETTSLDLREVEDYRSTLRLMKSDLEQKRDLLTALESDLAKAVHWNGQVSDSFHKCDVDLSKYSELVGQMSDRWRRIQTQIDSRMWDLEKQEKQLRHYQQSSTSLEQWIDNARKRQDTLQTAKFSDIQTLMDHLNQQKALHTEIKGKKEKVDDVHKSADSCAASIKDYELQLASYSSGLETLLNIPIKRTMLQSPASVVRQESADLQSRYIELLTRSSDYYKFLGELLKNMEELKMRNTKIELLEEELRRLKEEIRDGNLRNKSLEDDLARLKLELSQAKEELLSMEEVKRTTVMQVTATKTSLDSTHSQLQELNDQLTRVKYQLDEEKRKRRLAEERYNSQQEEYEAAVRRRQKELEELNWTKIDLEKSVKDKERELERMKMLLDEEAARRRAAESDISKVRTQCTQEISQLKQTYETEIHVTKTTILKASQQKEEDAAELRLQVDRLTAEKRDVEEELRRLRQSIGHTEEQRHRAEQEVSQQRASVTKETRLRSELEVQLRTLEQQRQNDELKLKDATKANQEKTRQISTLTFNLEEESKKRRALEMEVSHLKQLEAELKSKNTSYLEAINKLKMSEQEIRITRVELQKQTSEKTKVEQDSNKLQSCIRELQCSLSGMEAELEKQKKATQEEFTRRKRMEAEVERMTRTCKEHTTTINTLKSIQVEVSTTERKHEQDLSALQEALDKSLSEHKVTKQELASVTAELRTLKQKLQQEQAKIFELNQRNENLYKTIEEKSRLLNDHTTEIEKLKTLTQNLTKERLRLEEELRAVRQERDNLKLSKNVVDEESATQISALHVELQNSSKRTAELQALISDLTKEREKLKLEINKFQKQSIETSMTVHEFESKYSDLQLERDGLLSRLKLLEQDKTRYQRLEEELNRIKLTLETELRNKQRLQDEKDSIYKEFTYMKSQYEVKDGKIRQCESDRDKAERERLSLKSEVDRLMRELKSVEERYKNRLLISEKEASDLAHRRDALEREIERLRQKPCSLNRYTQTDEKVPTIDPSKLVFDGVRRKVTAHQLCDCGIISKATLDQLLKGKKTVDEVAADIQLSLKGTGVIAGMMTCGQGKMPFTEAKHKKLLSPESALMLLEAQAATGYIIDPAYNERMPVDTACSRGIVDTEDRDTLATAEAASTGFRDPFTGKVLSVGQACKQGRIDKDTAIRLLQAQESAGGILDPVLSVFLPKDLALDRNLIDEDLYRALNKKPTCYLDPATGEKTSYNDLRKKCTVEPVAGLLLLRAREEPIKDIKVKGIRGEVSITDLINSELLDETDLQKYKDGTLTSREIQDKLKSYLYGSTCIAGVYEEASDRILPFYKAMKEGLLMRGTTLELLEAQASSGFIVDPVNNIFLTVEEATKRGLVGKEFKAKLLSAEKAVTGYTDPATGNTISLFQAIEKDLIEKGHGIRLLEAQIASGGIIDPKESHRIDVDVAYRKGYFGKEMNEILTYEGDDTKGFFDPNTKENLTYLQLKDRCIKDRKTGLILLPLRDKTKPVKSEESRTNVLRKRRVVIVDPDTGKEMSVREAYHRELIDYDTFLELSEQECEWEEITITGSDGSARLVIVDRKTGTQYDIKDCLERGIIDQSSLDQYRAGKLSLTHFADQIAERTSSTELTIAASSVDDMVTCSSPTQLAPSSPTVRKRFSSISITVSPPDMFDDHSPVGAIFDTETLEKITIPEALRRGIVDTLTAQRLLEAQACTGGIINPATGERLSLQDAVHQSIIDDSMASKLKAAQKAFVGFEDVKTKRRMSAAEAVKEAWLPYEAGNRFLEFQYLTGGLVEPGSGRRITIEEAIRRGWLDGQAAQKLQDTRNHQKYLTCPKTKLRISYKEAMDGCMVEESNGMKMLQASSISSKGISSPYNVSNPGSRSGSRTGSLAGSRSGSRRGSVDYSSNYTYSYTSSTATYSSSSQS
- the dspa gene encoding desmoplakin isoform X2, translated to MSMYGSNPKLYSMGPRSNSRPDLTSGTFRNEVFAGGNGFQDFQDGGGYTHTTFTRSSMHGGGLGTMKISGGGGGMSVQAIHQKAMFLTTQCQDYLQRAKMVLHGGGPAADAETLLVMASESMDQMKLCGRELQQMRVPNDIFQNLEQLQHMHGGLQQQLLGSKTIRRNRGSVGSLDGGRAFNDALGWIAQQKRMIETAPWGDDSATIEKQISSHSRTHSSLQRSQEVDRARDELNQKGDRYNLQILEQEWDSLQKMSHNRVSQLRELQNIIEEISRSIMWVNEREEEELMFDWGDKNIDVYIPKKQEGYSRMMSDLEEKEKELNKLKVKSDGLLNSNHPASEKIQAYMDTLQTQWSWLLQITKCISTHLKENAAYSQFFKEANETYSKLQKEHETIRSKFTCDKNTPLENLIELLKNLEREKERIVENKRQVQSLVNKSKSIVRLKPRNPEEKSSSPIIVKALCDFKQDQKGILSGNEGILKDNSQRSKWLVTGPGGLDMMIPSVCLVIPPPNPLSIGVATKNEQYYEAIMGIWNQLYINIRSLISWQYCRKDISYINSLTLSMLSNMRPEEYRSIIKRLETHYQEFLRTSQGSEMFGEEERKTIQGHFDKAQNHYDTLIIQLPSYREGGAKPEPPKTETAKPVTTPKPPKVTTSSTLSLTLLSSLQEIRRRLELAESGLTSHLHVPLGENSVHECSVHIQRVQDVHQELDSIHDEYLRLREKIIKQLEGIPPDSEQARFLQSELEIINQKLGGLQGLYSAYIQRLSALRGLLQSLLQAEDIIKVHEARLTEKETTSLDLREVEDYRSTLRLMKSDLEQKRDLLTALESDLAKAVHWNGQVSDSFHKCDVDLSKYSELVGQMSDRWRRIQTQIDSRMWDLEKQEKQLRHYQQSSTSLEQWIDNARKRQDTLQTAKFSDIQTLMDHLNQQKALHTEIKGKKEKVDDVHKSADSCAASIKDYELQLASYSSGLETLLNIPIKRTMLQSPASVVRQESADLQSRYIELLTRSSDYYKFLGELLKNMEELKMRNTKIELLEEELRRLKEEIRDGNLRNKSLEDDLARLKLELSQAKEELLSMEEVKRTTVMQVTATKTSLDSTHSQLQELNDQLTRVKYQLDEEKRKRRLAEERYNSQQEEYEAAVRRRQKELEELNWTKIDLEKSVKDKERELERMKMLLDEEAARRRAAESDISKTSMTVHEFESKYSDLQLERDGLLSRLKLLEQDKTRYQRLEEELNRIKLTLETELRNKQRLQDEKDSIYKEFTYMKSQYEVKDGKIRQCESDRDKAERERLSLKSEVDRLMRELKSVEERYKNRLLISEKEASDLAHRRDALEREIERLRQKPCSLNRYTQTDEKVPTIDPSKLVFDGVRRKVTAHQLCDCGIISKATLDQLLKGKKTVDEVAADIQLSLKGTGVIAGMMTCGQGKMPFTEAKHKKLLSPESALMLLEAQAATGYIIDPAYNERMPVDTACSRGIVDTEDRDTLATAEAASTGFRDPFTGKVLSVGQACKQGRIDKDTAIRLLQAQESAGGILDPVLSVFLPKDLALDRNLIDEDLYRALNKKPTCYLDPATGEKTSYNDLRKKCTVEPVAGLLLLRAREEPIKDIKVKGIRGEVSITDLINSELLDETDLQKYKDGTLTSREIQDKLKSYLYGSTCIAGVYEEASDRILPFYKAMKEGLLMRGTTLELLEAQASSGFIVDPVNNIFLTVEEATKRGLVGKEFKAKLLSAEKAVTGYTDPATGNTISLFQAIEKDLIEKGHGIRLLEAQIASGGIIDPKESHRIDVDVAYRKGYFGKEMNEILTYEGDDTKGFFDPNTKENLTYLQLKDRCIKDRKTGLILLPLRDKTKPVKSEESRTNVLRKRRVVIVDPDTGKEMSVREAYHRELIDYDTFLELSEQECEWEEITITGSDGSARLVIVDRKTGTQYDIKDCLERGIIDQSSLDQYRAGKLSLTHFADQIAERTSSTELTIAASSVDDMVTCSSPTQLAPSSPTVRKRFSSISITVSPPDMFDDHSPVGAIFDTETLEKITIPEALRRGIVDTLTAQRLLEAQACTGGIINPATGERLSLQDAVHQSIIDDSMASKLKAAQKAFVGFEDVKTKRRMSAAEAVKEAWLPYEAGNRFLEFQYLTGGLVEPGSGRRITIEEAIRRGWLDGQAAQKLQDTRNHQKYLTCPKTKLRISYKEAMDGCMVEESNGMKMLQASSISSKGISSPYNVSNPGSRSGSRTGSLAGSRSGSRRGSVDYSSNYTYSYTSSTATYSSSSQS